The following is a genomic window from Adhaeribacter radiodurans.
TCACAGGGTAATTTAGTGACTTACGGCAGCGCCATTCCTACGCACACTGGTGGTTGGTTAAACACCGTTAATTTCAAAGGTTTCCGCTTATTTGCTCAAATTGATTTTAAAGCGGGTCATAAGTTAATTTCTAACTCTAACTTTAACTGGTACCGCCATGGCTTGCACAAAGCCTCTTTGGTTGGCCGCGAAGGTGGGGTAGTAATGCCAGATGCGGTAAACGCCGATGGAACGCCCAACACTACTCCCGTACCAGCTCAAGAATTTTACAATAACTACCGCAGCGTAAACGTAACTACCCCATTTGTTTACAACGCTAGCTTCGTGCGTTGGAGAACCTTGTCTTTAGGCTATGACTTAACACGGTTCGTGAACAAGTCATTTGTGAAAGGTTTAGCCGTTAATGCCTTTGTAAACAACGTTTTCATTATTAAAAAATATGTCGACAACCTGGATCCGGAAACCCAATTCTCCGCATCTGACCTTAACACTGGTTTAGAGGCGCATGCCATGCCTACTACCCGCAGTTATGGTTTAAACATTAATATTAAGCTTTAAGCAATTATGATTTACATGAAAAAATATATATCCCTGGCATTTGCCGCTTTATTATTAAGCGTGAGTAGCTGCGACAAGGATTTCGAAGAAATTAACACTAATCCTAACCAGGCCCTCGACCTAGACCCAGTCTATTTATTAAACAACGCCCAATTTGCCTCGGGTAACCAATCCATGCATTTTTATGAAGGCAATATTGTGCAACAGGTAAATACGCCTTTTACTGGGGTAGTGGAGGCTGGTAACCACAACGTGCTTAACGATGCCAACACCCGCTCTTTATGGAATGGCTTGTACGAAGGACCGGTACGAAATACGGTAGCCATTATCGAAAAAACCAAGGCAGATCCAGAGAAGAGTAACCTCTACAATATGGCCCGTATTTTAAAGGCTTATAACTTTATTGTACTGGTAGATACGTACGGCGACGTACCTTACTTTGAAGCGGGTAAAGGTTTTCTGGAAAGCACTTACCTACCAAAATACGACGATCAGAAAGCCATTTACGATGATATCCTGAAGGAATTAGAAGAAGCTACCGCTGCTTTGGACCCCGCTAAACCTACAGTTACCGGTGGCGATATTTTCTACAATGGCAATGTTGAAAAATGGAAGAAATTAGGTAATTCCTTGTTGTTGCGCGCAGCCATGCGTTTCACCGAATTAGACCCAGCCAAAGCAGATCAGTGGGTAGACAAAGCCGTGGCTGGACCATTAATGGTTTCTAACGAGGATAACGCTTTTGTTAAGTTTAACTCGCCCGCTTACGTGCACCCAACCACTGCCGGACTTACCGCTACTGAAAAAGCTAACTTCTTCGCTGGTGAGCCTTTTGTTAACTACCTGAAAACCTACAACGATCCCCGGTCGCCTTACATTGTGGTGCGGTACTCGCAACGCGGTTCCGATACTGGTGGCGATATGAACACGAATTTGGCGGATCAGTTTGGCTTGCCTTACGGGTATTCGGATGTAACCTTACCAACTGCTCCGGGTTACCGCGGTTCTTTGGATGCCTACTCGCAATTCCGTCGTAACACCGTATTAAACCAAAATTCGCCGGAGTTTTTAGTAACCTTCGCTCAAACTCAATTATTATTGGCTGAAGCAGCTCAAAGAGGATTTATTGACGGTGATGCTAAAAACTACTATGAAACCGGTATTAAAGCGCACATGGACCAACTAAAAGGCTATGATGCTACCATTGATATTCCGGAGGACGTGAAAAATGCTTACGTGCAGCAACCCGGTATTTTGTTCGATCCGGCTACTGCTTTGGAGCAAATTAATACGCAGTATTGGGTAGCTTCTTTCCGGAGCTGGTCCGAAGCCTGGGCTAACTTCCGCCGTACGGAGCTGCCTAGATTGCAGCCTATTAACTATCCTGGCGAAGATGTTTCGGTAAAAGGAGGCTTTATCCGTCGCTTAGTTTATCCGAACCGCGAAGTATCCGTGAACCAGGCCAACGTGAACGAAGCCATTACCCGCATGGGCCCTAATGTATTGGGTACCCGTTTGTTCTGGGATAAATAGTTTTAAAATCCGCCTGGTTGCTGCTTGTAATCAGGCGGATTTTAAAATTTTTACTTTTTACCGCATTAAAATTTAGTTTGAACACAGGTGAAAAGCAAAAATTCAGATTATCTACAATATTAAAATAATATCTTACCACGCATAAAGCAGAATTTACATTCGCTATCCCATTTTTTGGCAAATGAAAAAAGTATTTACTCTACTATTACTGGCTTCCTTTTTTATTCCTGTTTCTTTAACGCAAGCGCAACAGATTTCGAAAGAAGAACTTGTTTTTTTAACCCCGGAATGGAAGGGGGAGCGCTTTCCGGATGGTCGTCCCAAAGTTTCGGATGACATTCTGAAGCGCATGAAAGCGGTAAGTATTGAAGAAGCCTGGGCTACTATGGGAGGCACCCAATTTAATTACCAATTAGCAGAAGATTGGCCTGTTCGAATCAATCCGGACAGTGTACTAGTTGGCCGTGCATTTACTACTACATTTATGCCGTATCGCCCGGATATGTGGAAAGTAATAGACGAACGCGGTAAAAAAGAAGGCCGCCGTAACCAGAACGTGTGGGGGGTAGAGCAACTGCAAAAAGGCGATGTATACGTGGGAAGTCAGTTTGGCTTGCACAAAAACGGACCTACCATTGGCGACCGCGTAGCCGCCGATATTTACAGAAGAACCGGTAATGGTATTATCTACGACGGTGCTATCCGGGATATTGAAGGATTAAAAGCCATGGGCCGGTTTACTTCCTATGTTACCAGCTATTCCCCCTCGTACCATAACCCGCGCAGCGATTTAAATACCATGATTATGGGCATTAACCAACCTACCCGCATCCGGCAGGTAACAGTTATGCCGGGCGATATAGTATTGGGTAAAGAAGGTGTAGTTATTTTCATTCCGCCGCACTTGGCAGAAAAAGTAGTGAAAGCATCTGAAAAAACCCGCCTGGAAGACATGTTTGCCCATATTCGTACCGCAGAAGGTAAATATACCGCCGGGCAAATGGACGCGAACTGGCCGGCTGAAATTCAGAAAGATTATCTGGCCTGGTTAAAAGCCAGCGTGAAAGATAAAAAAATGAAATTACCGGTTGCTAAAGCTCAAGTCGAGGAAATTATAGCAACCAGTAGTGTTAATAATGTATTTTAAACTTTAACCTAAACACTTAGAAAATTCCTAATTTAAAATATATGTCAAATAAGCAAAATCGCCGCTCCTTTTTAGGTAAGCTTTCATTAGCTGGGGCTGCTGGTCTGTTAGGCGCTCCGGCCCTGGCTTCGGCTGGTACTGGTTTAGTTGGTGCTAAAGAAAGAACTTCGCACGCTTCCGCTCCCTCTGATCTGAAAATTACCGATGTAACCTGTGCTTTTATTAAAGGTGGCCACGATTTAATTGTAAAGATTTCAACCAACCAAGGTATTGTAGGTTGGGGACAAGGGGTAGATGCCGTAGCCGGAACTTACTATATGGTAAAGCAATTGGGCAGCCGCTTAAAAGGCCAAAACCCATTAAACCCGAACCGCATTCAGGAAGATATGCGGAAAGGGGCTTTCTTTGGTGGCGCCCAGTCGGGGGTTTATGTAGCCGTAATGGGAGCAATCGAATCCGCTCTTTGGGATGTTACGGGTAAAGCATTAGGCCTGCCAGTTTACCAATTATTAGGCGGTAAATTCCGCGATAAAATCCGGGTATATTGCGACACCGCGCTTTATACTTCACGTAACCCTACCCCCGATGATTATGCCAAATCAGCAAAAGGTGCCGTTGATAAAGGGTATACGGCAGTTAAGTTTGACATTGACGAAGGCAACGACCCGAACAAATACGACCGTTATAACTGGACTGCCAGCCCCGCTGAGCTAGACCGGATGTACAATGCCATTGCAGCGGTTCGGAAGTCAGTAGGACCCAAGATTGATATTTGCGTGGATATGCACGGCCGTTACGATGCCACTACGGGCCACAGAGTAGCTAAACTGATGGAGCCTTTAAACCTGATGTTTTTAGAGGAGCCCATTCCGGCCGATAACATGGACGTGTATAAAGAAATTACTAAAAGCACCTCTACTCCGATTTGTGCCGGCGAAAACATGTATTTAGCTTACGGCTTTACCAAGGTTTTAGCAGATGGCGGGGTGGATATTATCATGCCGGATTTACAAAAAGTAGGTGGGTTAGGAGAAGGACAACGCATTGCTAATTTATCCAACTTGTATTATGTGCCTTTCTCGCCGCACATGGTAGCTACTTTCCTGGGAGCCATGGCCTCGGCTCACGTTTGTGCTTCCGTGCCAAACTTCCATATTCTGGAGTGGCAAACTTACATGGATACCGAGCAGATTTACAAAGACGTAGTAAAATACGACAAACCATTCATAGAAAAAGGGTTTCTTACTGTTTCGGATAAACCAGGTGTTGGCGTAGATATTAATGAAGAAGGCTTGAAAAAATACCATCCGAAGGATATACCATTCTTTGTGTAAAACATTCCTGCTTAAACTACTAAACTTTAATTTTTTTAAATTTTATTTTCATTACGCCTAAATTTTTAAAACTTTATGAAAAGCATATTACAGAAGATTATTGCCCAGAACAAACAACAGGAGAAAGAAACGGCCGATGCCATGCAGGCCGAAATTAAAGATCCGCAAACATCAGACAGTCGCCGCTCTTTTTTAAAAAAATCAGCTTTAGGTGGTATCTCGCTGGGTGCTTTTATGGGCCTTTCTTTTGAAGATACCATTGCTCAAACTACTTCTAAAGTTAAGCGGGCATCTAATCCTTCGGAGTTAAAAATTACAGATATGCGTTATGCCTTAACCAGTGTGTTGGGCGGTACGGCTATTATCCGGATTGATACTAACCAAGGTATTTATGGTTTAGGCGAAGTACGGGACGGGGCAGATCCACGGTATGCGTTAATGCTGAAAAGCCGCATTCTGGGCATGAACCCTTGTAACGTGGAAATGATTTTTAAAGCCATTAAGCAGTTTGGTGGTCAAAGCCGGCAGGCTGGTGGTGTTTGCGCTGTAGAAATGGCCCTTTGGGATTTATGCGGTAAAGCGTATAACGTACCCGCCTGGCAATTACTAGGTGGCCGCTA
Proteins encoded in this region:
- a CDS encoding SusD/RagB family nutrient-binding outer membrane lipoprotein, whose protein sequence is MKKYISLAFAALLLSVSSCDKDFEEINTNPNQALDLDPVYLLNNAQFASGNQSMHFYEGNIVQQVNTPFTGVVEAGNHNVLNDANTRSLWNGLYEGPVRNTVAIIEKTKADPEKSNLYNMARILKAYNFIVLVDTYGDVPYFEAGKGFLESTYLPKYDDQKAIYDDILKELEEATAALDPAKPTVTGGDIFYNGNVEKWKKLGNSLLLRAAMRFTELDPAKADQWVDKAVAGPLMVSNEDNAFVKFNSPAYVHPTTAGLTATEKANFFAGEPFVNYLKTYNDPRSPYIVVRYSQRGSDTGGDMNTNLADQFGLPYGYSDVTLPTAPGYRGSLDAYSQFRRNTVLNQNSPEFLVTFAQTQLLLAEAAQRGFIDGDAKNYYETGIKAHMDQLKGYDATIDIPEDVKNAYVQQPGILFDPATALEQINTQYWVASFRSWSEAWANFRRTELPRLQPINYPGEDVSVKGGFIRRLVYPNREVSVNQANVNEAITRMGPNVLGTRLFWDK
- a CDS encoding RraA family protein; this translates as MKKVFTLLLLASFFIPVSLTQAQQISKEELVFLTPEWKGERFPDGRPKVSDDILKRMKAVSIEEAWATMGGTQFNYQLAEDWPVRINPDSVLVGRAFTTTFMPYRPDMWKVIDERGKKEGRRNQNVWGVEQLQKGDVYVGSQFGLHKNGPTIGDRVAADIYRRTGNGIIYDGAIRDIEGLKAMGRFTSYVTSYSPSYHNPRSDLNTMIMGINQPTRIRQVTVMPGDIVLGKEGVVIFIPPHLAEKVVKASEKTRLEDMFAHIRTAEGKYTAGQMDANWPAEIQKDYLAWLKASVKDKKMKLPVAKAQVEEIIATSSVNNVF
- a CDS encoding mandelate racemase/muconate lactonizing enzyme family protein yields the protein MSNKQNRRSFLGKLSLAGAAGLLGAPALASAGTGLVGAKERTSHASAPSDLKITDVTCAFIKGGHDLIVKISTNQGIVGWGQGVDAVAGTYYMVKQLGSRLKGQNPLNPNRIQEDMRKGAFFGGAQSGVYVAVMGAIESALWDVTGKALGLPVYQLLGGKFRDKIRVYCDTALYTSRNPTPDDYAKSAKGAVDKGYTAVKFDIDEGNDPNKYDRYNWTASPAELDRMYNAIAAVRKSVGPKIDICVDMHGRYDATTGHRVAKLMEPLNLMFLEEPIPADNMDVYKEITKSTSTPICAGENMYLAYGFTKVLADGGVDIIMPDLQKVGGLGEGQRIANLSNLYYVPFSPHMVATFLGAMASAHVCASVPNFHILEWQTYMDTEQIYKDVVKYDKPFIEKGFLTVSDKPGVGVDINEEGLKKYHPKDIPFFV